The following are encoded in a window of Flavobacterium sp. WC2421 genomic DNA:
- a CDS encoding TonB-dependent receptor, with protein MKTMKNWLLSGLLFLVAVSAFSQGKITGTITDGQGSLPGANVAIKGSATGVSADFNGKFSINTTVTSGELVISFIGFEPKTIKFSVANGATKNVGAIVLTSNSNDLDEVVVTSTILGIAKDRKTPVAVSTIKASEIQEKLGTQEFPEILANTPSVYVTKQGGGFGDSRINIRGFDQKNVAVMINGVPVNDMETGAVYWSNWAGLSDVTSAMQVQRGLGSSKLAISSVGGTINVVTRTSEMKEGGSVSTGFGNANYLKVQGSYSTGLMKNGLSASVLLSSTTGDGYVDGTKFEGKNYFIAFGYKPNDKHDIQFTFTGAPQWHHQRSFANPLSDYLKYGKNGEPNIKYNSDWGYKNGEEYSFSRNFYSKPVASLNWDYKINDKTKLSSVFYGSWGRGGGTGSIGKSPYSSSYKTADGLLPIDEFVKYNTGQPNTVGTNSAPYLASVGGERIASSSSSTGGFIRRASMNSHNWYGAVIDLNTKLSDKLTLDFGVDARSYVGFHYRILTDLLGADGFKDTSDKNNPSRVLYKTYDATPSLNPFVNIKDQEKIAYNNNGYVNWLGAFTQLEYSNENLSAFFQGAISEQGFKREDTFLYLATDPLYKTKFENLLGGNVKGGVNYNISEKSNVFVNSGFYSKQPFFNAVYPNSQSIVASNLVNEKVLGLEGGYGFRSSMFSANLNVYYTSWKDRYQRNSDSAADNIGGYYDFNGLTEIHSGVELEMNAKPLPKLSLNAMVSIGNWIYKGNVASNRYDAENNKISGGTSTTLYLDKLKVGDAAQNTASIGARYEVFERVSLDANYRVADKLYASIDPTKFTTEQNDGTLQLPSYGLMDAGFSYKMLVGKDKSDSVSFRLNVNNVLDEVYISESRTNNFATGNTPTYDGVATTNQVYFGYGRTWNFSLRYNF; from the coding sequence ATGAAGACAATGAAAAATTGGTTACTCTCTGGATTACTGTTTTTAGTAGCTGTAAGTGCATTTTCTCAAGGGAAAATAACTGGAACAATTACTGATGGTCAAGGTTCATTACCTGGTGCTAATGTTGCTATTAAAGGTTCAGCAACTGGAGTATCTGCGGATTTTAATGGTAAATTTTCAATTAATACTACAGTTACATCTGGAGAATTAGTTATTTCTTTTATAGGTTTTGAACCTAAAACAATCAAATTCTCTGTTGCAAATGGTGCTACAAAAAATGTAGGAGCTATTGTTTTAACTTCAAATTCTAACGATTTAGATGAAGTGGTTGTTACAAGTACTATTCTTGGAATTGCAAAAGACAGAAAAACTCCAGTTGCTGTTTCAACAATTAAAGCATCTGAAATTCAAGAAAAATTAGGAACTCAAGAATTCCCTGAAATCTTAGCAAATACACCTTCAGTATATGTAACTAAACAAGGTGGTGGTTTTGGAGATTCAAGGATTAATATTCGTGGTTTTGATCAAAAAAACGTAGCTGTTATGATAAATGGTGTTCCTGTGAATGACATGGAAACGGGTGCTGTTTATTGGAGCAACTGGGCTGGACTTTCTGATGTAACTTCTGCTATGCAGGTTCAAAGAGGTTTAGGTTCTTCAAAATTAGCTATTTCATCTGTTGGGGGAACAATAAATGTTGTTACTAGAACTTCAGAAATGAAAGAAGGCGGGTCAGTTTCTACAGGTTTTGGTAATGCAAATTATTTAAAAGTTCAAGGTTCTTACTCTACAGGATTAATGAAAAACGGTCTTTCAGCTTCTGTATTGTTAAGTTCAACTACTGGAGACGGTTATGTTGACGGAACTAAATTTGAAGGGAAAAATTATTTTATTGCTTTTGGTTATAAACCAAATGACAAACATGATATTCAATTTACTTTTACAGGTGCTCCTCAATGGCATCACCAAAGAAGTTTTGCTAACCCATTGTCAGATTATCTTAAATATGGTAAAAATGGGGAGCCAAACATTAAATACAACTCTGATTGGGGTTATAAAAACGGTGAGGAATATTCTTTTTCTAGAAACTTCTATAGTAAACCGGTTGCCTCTTTGAATTGGGATTATAAAATCAATGACAAGACAAAATTATCATCTGTATTCTATGGTTCATGGGGTAGAGGTGGAGGAACGGGAAGTATAGGAAAAAGTCCTTATTCTTCTTCTTACAAAACTGCTGACGGATTGCTTCCTATTGATGAGTTTGTTAAATATAATACTGGTCAGCCTAACACTGTTGGTACAAATTCAGCGCCTTATCTTGCTTCAGTTGGTGGAGAGCGTATTGCAAGTTCTTCAAGTTCCACTGGAGGTTTTATAAGAAGAGCTTCTATGAATTCACATAACTGGTACGGTGCAGTTATAGATTTAAATACAAAATTATCGGATAAATTGACTCTTGATTTTGGTGTTGACGCAAGATCATATGTTGGATTTCATTACAGAATTTTGACTGACTTACTTGGTGCTGATGGATTTAAAGATACTTCAGATAAAAACAATCCATCAAGAGTGTTATACAAAACGTACGATGCTACACCAAGCTTGAATCCTTTTGTAAATATTAAAGATCAAGAAAAAATTGCTTACAATAACAATGGTTATGTAAACTGGTTAGGTGCTTTTACACAATTAGAATATTCTAATGAAAACCTTTCTGCATTCTTTCAAGGAGCAATTTCTGAGCAAGGATTTAAAAGAGAAGATACTTTCCTTTATTTAGCAACCGATCCTCTTTATAAAACTAAATTTGAAAATTTATTAGGTGGAAACGTAAAAGGTGGAGTTAATTATAACATCAGCGAAAAAAGTAATGTATTTGTAAATTCAGGTTTTTACTCTAAACAACCATTCTTTAATGCGGTTTATCCAAATAGTCAATCTATAGTAGCTTCAAACTTAGTTAACGAAAAAGTTTTAGGTTTAGAAGGGGGATATGGTTTCCGTTCTTCAATGTTTAGTGCTAATTTAAATGTGTATTACACTTCTTGGAAAGACAGATACCAAAGAAATTCTGATTCAGCGGCTGATAATATTGGTGGATATTATGACTTTAATGGTCTAACTGAAATTCACTCAGGTGTTGAGCTTGAAATGAATGCTAAGCCATTACCAAAATTAAGCTTGAATGCAATGGTTTCTATTGGAAACTGGATATATAAAGGGAACGTAGCTAGTAATAGATACGATGCTGAAAACAATAAAATAAGTGGTGGTACTTCTACAACTTTATACTTAGATAAATTAAAAGTAGGTGATGCTGCTCAAAATACAGCTAGTATTGGAGCAAGATATGAAGTGTTTGAAAGAGTAAGTTTAGATGCTAACTATAGAGTTGCTGATAAATTATATGCTTCAATTGACCCTACTAAATTTACAACTGAACAAAATGATGGAACATTACAATTGCCATCTTATGGTTTAATGGATGCAGGTTTTTCATATAAAATGTTAGTTGGTAAAGACAAAAGTGACTCTGTTAGTTTCAGATTAAATGTAAACAACGTTTTAGACGAAGTTTATATCTCTGAATCAAGAACTAATAACTTTGCTACAGGTAATACACCTACTTATGATGGTGTTGCTACTACAAATCAAGTTTATTTCGGATATGGAAGAACTTGGAACTTTAGTTTGCGTTACAACTTCTAA
- a CDS encoding septal ring lytic transglycosylase RlpA family protein, translated as MRKLITLFFLIAIIGLASSQSSIADKIKTSLQKPTIQKDTVKKTKTIIAQQEVEKDTLTEKMGKLLPYKKGSHASYYADKFHGRRTASGIPFDMNKYTAAHKKFPFGTKLKVTNEANGKSVIVEVIDRGPFVRSREIDLSKRAFMEIAKNKGIGVMTVTIEVFTK; from the coding sequence ATGAGAAAATTAATAACATTGTTTTTTTTAATAGCTATTATAGGTTTGGCAAGTAGTCAAAGCTCCATTGCGGATAAGATAAAAACATCTCTACAAAAACCTACAATACAAAAAGACACTGTAAAAAAAACAAAAACGATAATTGCACAGCAAGAAGTGGAGAAAGACACTTTGACAGAAAAAATGGGAAAATTGCTTCCTTATAAAAAAGGGTCACATGCTTCTTATTATGCTGACAAATTTCATGGTCGACGTACTGCTAGTGGAATCCCATTTGATATGAATAAGTATACTGCTGCCCATAAAAAATTCCCTTTTGGTACTAAATTAAAAGTGACAAATGAGGCAAACGGTAAGTCGGTTATTGTAGAAGTTATTGATAGAGGTCCTTTTGTAAGATCAAGAGAAATTGATCTTTCTAAAAGAGCTTTTATGGAAATTGCTAAAAATAAAGGGATAGGAGTTATGACAGTTACTATTGAAGTTTTTACAAAATAA
- a CDS encoding PAS domain-containing protein encodes MINFEHYENAVAEHHKSIRIKTTPVSSWDFHCVMINDMKNSFIDFNMLEQIASMYKWNNPYWDIKNKLSEEEVIIVTDAQLSIVFASQNITKMNGYTPDEVIGKSPSMFQGKKTSAFVSKQIRKAIQLKQPFEKKILNYKKNGDIYTCLINGYPIYNVSGEFSHFIAFEKAA; translated from the coding sequence ATGATTAACTTTGAACACTACGAAAATGCTGTCGCTGAACATCATAAGAGTATAAGAATAAAAACGACTCCAGTATCTTCTTGGGATTTTCATTGTGTCATGATAAATGATATGAAAAATTCATTTATAGATTTTAATATGTTAGAGCAAATTGCCTCTATGTATAAATGGAATAATCCATATTGGGATATAAAAAATAAGCTTTCAGAAGAAGAAGTGATTATTGTAACTGATGCTCAGTTGTCGATTGTTTTTGCCTCGCAAAACATCACTAAAATGAACGGTTATACACCAGATGAAGTGATTGGTAAAAGTCCAAGTATGTTTCAGGGGAAAAAGACTAGTGCTTTTGTATCAAAACAAATTAGAAAAGCAATTCAACTTAAGCAACCATTTGAAAAAAAGATTTTGAACTATAAAAAAAATGGAGATATATACACCTGTTTAATTAATGGTTATCCCATCTATAATGTAAGCGGTGAATTTTCACACTTCATTGCTTTTGAAAAAGCAGCATAA
- the dinB gene encoding DNA polymerase IV → MLDNPINRKIIHIDMDAFYASVEQMDNPDLRGKPIAVGGSENRGVVAAASYEARKFGVRSAISGVMAKKNCPDLIFVKPRFDRYKEISGKIHKIFREYTDLIEPLSLDEAYLDVTINKKGNPSASLLAEEIRLRIFKEVGLTASAGISINKFVAKIASDYNKPNGQKTVNPDEVISFLEVLPIRKFYGVGKVTTEKMYQLGIFTGVDLKSKSLEFLEKHFGKSGSFYYHVVRGIHNSEVKSDRITKSVAAEHTFDVNLSSEVFMIEQLDKIATSLEKRLKKHTISGKTVTLKIKYSDFTQQTRSKTLPYFISDKGLILETVKELLYQEKMKDSVRLLGISMGNLNTEVKKAVIVQLRFAF, encoded by the coding sequence ATGCTTGATAACCCAATTAATAGAAAAATTATTCACATTGACATGGATGCATTTTATGCTTCTGTAGAGCAAATGGATAATCCTGATCTACGAGGGAAGCCCATTGCAGTTGGGGGATCAGAAAACAGGGGGGTCGTTGCTGCTGCTAGTTATGAGGCTAGGAAGTTTGGAGTACGTAGTGCGATTAGCGGTGTCATGGCTAAAAAAAATTGTCCAGATCTTATTTTTGTAAAACCTCGTTTTGATAGATATAAAGAGATTTCTGGAAAAATCCATAAAATTTTTAGAGAATATACGGATTTGATTGAACCGCTGTCGCTAGATGAAGCCTATCTTGATGTAACAATAAATAAAAAGGGAAACCCCAGCGCGAGTTTATTAGCCGAAGAAATTAGATTACGCATTTTTAAGGAAGTAGGGCTAACAGCTTCTGCAGGAATTTCTATTAATAAATTTGTTGCTAAAATAGCCAGTGACTATAATAAACCGAACGGACAGAAAACAGTAAATCCGGATGAAGTTATTTCATTTTTGGAAGTATTGCCCATTCGAAAATTTTATGGAGTTGGAAAAGTGACCACTGAAAAAATGTATCAGTTGGGGATTTTTACGGGAGTTGATTTAAAAAGTAAATCATTGGAGTTTTTAGAGAAACATTTTGGGAAATCGGGTAGTTTTTATTACCATGTCGTACGTGGAATTCACAATAGCGAAGTTAAATCGGATCGGATAACTAAATCAGTTGCTGCAGAACATACTTTTGACGTTAATCTTTCGTCGGAGGTTTTCATGATTGAGCAATTAGATAAAATCGCTACATCATTAGAAAAAAGATTGAAAAAACATACGATTTCTGGAAAAACAGTTACCTTAAAAATTAAATATAGTGATTTTACACAGCAAACAAGAAGTAAAACACTTCCTTATTTTATTTCAGACAAAGGGTTGATTTTGGAAACAGTTAAGGAACTTTTGTATCAAGAAAAGATGAAAGATTCTGTAAGATTACTTGGGATATCCATGGGGAATCTAAATACTGAAGTTAAAAAAGCGGTTATAGTTCAACTTAGATTTGCATTTTAA
- a CDS encoding Bax inhibitor-1/YccA family protein, whose protein sequence is MEFKSKNPFLNNKSFSATSKDQVHQAIFIDYNQEMTLSGTINKTLLLFMLLTASAMVIWWMTFNGMNPMVPAFGGAIVGLVLVVISAFKPQYSPYLAPGYALFEGLFIGGISAIFEAKYPGIVIQAVGATFVTFIVCLGLYKFKIVKVTEQFKSVVVAATLAIATYYLISWVFSMFTSFQPVHYGNSMMSIGISVFVIIIAALNLFLDFDRIEKGVQEKMPKYMEWFGAMGLMITLVWLYIEFLRLLSKLSSKD, encoded by the coding sequence ATGGAATTCAAATCGAAAAATCCTTTTTTAAATAATAAATCTTTTTCTGCTACAAGCAAAGATCAAGTACATCAGGCCATCTTCATTGATTACAATCAAGAAATGACTCTGTCTGGAACAATCAATAAAACACTGCTTTTATTCATGCTACTTACTGCTTCTGCGATGGTTATCTGGTGGATGACTTTCAATGGCATGAATCCAATGGTTCCAGCTTTTGGTGGCGCTATTGTAGGATTAGTGTTAGTTGTTATATCGGCATTCAAACCGCAATACTCCCCTTATTTAGCTCCTGGCTATGCGCTATTTGAAGGGCTTTTTATTGGTGGGATTTCGGCAATTTTTGAGGCTAAATATCCTGGAATTGTTATTCAGGCAGTTGGCGCTACTTTTGTAACATTCATTGTTTGTTTGGGGTTATATAAATTTAAAATCGTCAAAGTTACTGAACAATTTAAATCAGTGGTGGTAGCTGCTACGCTTGCCATTGCCACTTATTATCTTATTTCATGGGTATTTTCTATGTTCACTAGTTTTCAACCAGTACACTACGGAAATTCCATGATGAGTATTGGAATTAGCGTATTCGTAATTATAATTGCTGCTTTAAATTTATTCTTGGATTTTGACAGAATAGAAAAAGGAGTCCAAGAAAAAATGCCAAAATACATGGAATGGTTTGGGGCCATGGGGTTAATGATAACCTTGGTTTGGTTGTATATCGAATTCTTACGATTACTCTCTAAGCTTTCAAGTAAAGACTGA
- a CDS encoding CYTH domain-containing protein, producing MIEIERKFLVTSEAFKKEAFTQNRIKQGYLSSAPERTVRVRTKGDRAFMTVKGASSESGLSRFEWEKEISIDEATKLLELCEKGVIDKTRFEVKKGKHIFEIDEFHGENEGLIMAEIELTSENENFEKPYWLGQEVTNDKRYYNSYLSANPYKTWG from the coding sequence ATGATTGAAATAGAACGAAAATTTTTGGTTACCTCAGAAGCATTCAAAAAAGAAGCTTTTACTCAGAACAGAATTAAACAAGGGTATTTAAGCTCCGCTCCAGAACGAACTGTTAGAGTTCGAACAAAAGGAGATCGTGCATTTATGACCGTAAAAGGAGCCTCTAGCGAGTCAGGGTTATCCCGGTTTGAATGGGAAAAGGAAATTTCAATCGACGAAGCAACTAAATTACTTGAACTATGTGAAAAAGGGGTAATCGACAAAACTCGTTTTGAAGTAAAAAAAGGAAAACATATCTTTGAAATAGATGAATTTCACGGAGAAAACGAAGGCCTAATTATGGCCGAAATAGAACTTACTTCAGAAAATGAAAATTTCGAAAAACCATACTGGCTAGGACAAGAAGTAACAAATGACAAGCGCTATTACAATTCTTATCTAAGCGCTAATCCCTATAAAACATGGGGATAG